A segment of the Gemmobacter fulvus genome:
TGCGGCAAGCGTCAGAGGGTCACCGATGATCGGCAGCCACGACCCGAACAGGCTTACCCACCCCCAACGGCCATACCAGCCCTGGGCCTGAACAATTTGCCTTGCCGAAAACGGGAAACGTCGATGGTCGGAGAAGCGCATCAGAAACCGTCCGATGGTCCAGTTGACCGCCGCACCAAGGACGTTGCCCGCCGTTGCGACCAATAGAAGCAACCAAACGGGCTGTGTCCCGGCGAGAAGCAGTGCAACAAGCACGGCCTCGGACTGTGCCGGGATCAACGTGGCGGCGATAAACGCTGCGAAGAAAAGACCCGTCAGAGCAAGCATCAGTTCAG
Coding sequences within it:
- a CDS encoding YqaA family protein gives rise to the protein MLALTGLFFAAFIAATLIPAQSEAVLVALLLAGTQPVWLLLLVATAGNVLGAAVNWTIGRFLMRFSDHRRFPFSARQIVQAQGWYGRWGWVSLFGSWLPIIGDPLTLAAGMMREPLWRFILIVTLAKFSRYAALAFVTLSVV